One genomic window of Glycine soja cultivar W05 chromosome 9, ASM419377v2, whole genome shotgun sequence includes the following:
- the LOC114425758 gene encoding protein PIN-LIKES 6-like isoform X1 has translation MATVERILLALQNEGAGGESLLGSIKIAVMPIVKVFTMCSLGLLMASKYVNILPASGRKLLNGLVFTLLLPCLIFSQLGQAVTLEKMLAWWFIPMNVVLSSIAGSLIGFVVATIVRPPYPFFKFTIVQIGIGNIGNVPLVLISALCRDQSNPFGDMEKCSTDGTAYVSFGQWVGAIILYTYVFQMLAPPPEGTFEIDNESVPLKSTPMSDATPEQAPLLANEEGVTSTAQNKKWEIKDVLAFLYEKLKLKQILQPPIIASILAMTLGAIPFLKKLIFTPDGPLFFFTDSCMILGEAMIPCILLALGGNLIDGPGSSKLGFRTTAAIIFARLLLVPLVGLGIVTLADKLGFLPSDDKMFRFVLLLQHSMPTSVLAGAVANLRGCGRNAAAVLFWVHIFAIFSMAGWIILYLNILF, from the exons ATGGCCACGGTGGAGAGGATCCTGTTGGCCCTGCAGAATGAGGGTGCAGGAGGAGAATCCTTGTTGGGGTCAATAAAAATTGCTGTGATGCCCATAGTTAAAGTGTTCACCATGTGTTCCTTGGGACTCCTTATGGCTTCCAAGTATGTTAACATCTTGCCTGCTTCTGGAAGAAAGCTTTTGAATGGG CTGGTCTTTACACTCTTGCTACCTTGCTTGATTTTCTCCCAATTGGGACAAGCTGTTACTTTGGAGAAGATGCTTGCTTG gtggtTTATTCCTATGAATGTTGTCCTGAGTTCCATAGCAGGCTCACTCATTGGTTTTGTTGTTGCCACGATCGTCCGTCCCCCATACCCTTTCTTTAAGTTTACAATTGTACAGATTGGAATCG GGAATATTGGGAATGTTCCACTTGTCCTGATTTCTGCTTTGTGTCGAGACCAATCCAATCCCTTTGGAGACATGGAAAAATGCAGCACAGATGGAACTGCCTATGTATCATTTGGCCAGTGG GTCGGTGCTATCATCCTATATACATATGTATTTCAAATGTTGGCGCCTCCTCCAGAAGGCACATTTGAGATTGATAATGAAAGTGTTCCCTTGAAGAGCACTCCAATGAGTGATGCTACACCTGAACAAGCTCCATTGCTCGCTAATGAGGAGGGGGTCACTTCAACAGCTCAAAATAAGAAGTGGGAG ATTAAAGACGTCTTGGCATTCCTATATGAGAAATTGAAGCTTAAGCAAATTCTTCAACCCCCTATCATTGCATCA ATCCTTGCCATGACACTAGGGGCAATCCCATTTCTCAAGAAACTGATCTTTACACCTGATGGTCCACTGTTCTTCTTTACAGACAGCTGCATGATTCTTGG GGAGGCCATGATTCCTTGCATTCTGTTGGCACTGGGAGGCAACCTTATTGATG GACCTGGAAGTTCAAAGCTTGGTTTTCGGACAACTGCTGCTATTATTTTTGCACGGTTACTTTTAGTGCCTCTGGTTGGACTTGGGATTGTCACGTTGGCTGACAAGCTTGGTTTTCTTCCCTCTGATGACAAGATGTTTCGATTTGTCCTCCTCCTTCAGCATTCAATGCCAACATCCGTCCTTGCAG GTGCTGTTGCTAATTTAAGAGGTTGTGGGAGGAATGCAGCTGCTGTATTGTTTTGGGttcatatttttgctatattcTCAATGGCAGGATGGATTATTCTATATCTAAACATACTCTTCTGA
- the LOC114425758 gene encoding protein PIN-LIKES 6-like isoform X2, whose product MLAWWFIPMNVVLSSIAGSLIGFVVATIVRPPYPFFKFTIVQIGIGNIGNVPLVLISALCRDQSNPFGDMEKCSTDGTAYVSFGQWVGAIILYTYVFQMLAPPPEGTFEIDNESVPLKSTPMSDATPEQAPLLANEEGVTSTAQNKKWEIKDVLAFLYEKLKLKQILQPPIIASILAMTLGAIPFLKKLIFTPDGPLFFFTDSCMILGEAMIPCILLALGGNLIDGPGSSKLGFRTTAAIIFARLLLVPLVGLGIVTLADKLGFLPSDDKMFRFVLLLQHSMPTSVLAGAVANLRGCGRNAAAVLFWVHIFAIFSMAGWIILYLNILF is encoded by the exons ATGCTTGCTTG gtggtTTATTCCTATGAATGTTGTCCTGAGTTCCATAGCAGGCTCACTCATTGGTTTTGTTGTTGCCACGATCGTCCGTCCCCCATACCCTTTCTTTAAGTTTACAATTGTACAGATTGGAATCG GGAATATTGGGAATGTTCCACTTGTCCTGATTTCTGCTTTGTGTCGAGACCAATCCAATCCCTTTGGAGACATGGAAAAATGCAGCACAGATGGAACTGCCTATGTATCATTTGGCCAGTGG GTCGGTGCTATCATCCTATATACATATGTATTTCAAATGTTGGCGCCTCCTCCAGAAGGCACATTTGAGATTGATAATGAAAGTGTTCCCTTGAAGAGCACTCCAATGAGTGATGCTACACCTGAACAAGCTCCATTGCTCGCTAATGAGGAGGGGGTCACTTCAACAGCTCAAAATAAGAAGTGGGAG ATTAAAGACGTCTTGGCATTCCTATATGAGAAATTGAAGCTTAAGCAAATTCTTCAACCCCCTATCATTGCATCA ATCCTTGCCATGACACTAGGGGCAATCCCATTTCTCAAGAAACTGATCTTTACACCTGATGGTCCACTGTTCTTCTTTACAGACAGCTGCATGATTCTTGG GGAGGCCATGATTCCTTGCATTCTGTTGGCACTGGGAGGCAACCTTATTGATG GACCTGGAAGTTCAAAGCTTGGTTTTCGGACAACTGCTGCTATTATTTTTGCACGGTTACTTTTAGTGCCTCTGGTTGGACTTGGGATTGTCACGTTGGCTGACAAGCTTGGTTTTCTTCCCTCTGATGACAAGATGTTTCGATTTGTCCTCCTCCTTCAGCATTCAATGCCAACATCCGTCCTTGCAG GTGCTGTTGCTAATTTAAGAGGTTGTGGGAGGAATGCAGCTGCTGTATTGTTTTGGGttcatatttttgctatattcTCAATGGCAGGATGGATTATTCTATATCTAAACATACTCTTCTGA